From the Leptospira biflexa serovar Patoc strain 'Patoc 1 (Paris)' genome, one window contains:
- a CDS encoding PP2C family protein-serine/threonine phosphatase — MKLQSLQDRFKLDDEVLKISRICLVVFSSFIGFGIFAPVDELGLYDPRWIRIIHASITISFFIATYFVDWVRKNIQSIMLVFFYTMSAHSLILLYWNSLYIGYLVGMILVLSCIGVSFVDRRSMVSYLASVTSAGILVGIYTKEHQVDLSLYLSAIITPSLVSYLTLNIRLSSVEKLRISESQLKKFQDRMLNELELANETQSNLVTTDWPKTKGIKFYSFFQSFDQVGGDAISYLQREDGKMALFFADVSGHGIASAMVSAMAVLAFKIHGNTNEPSECLKAIHDELQSLVPNNHISACVLFVDLETKEIKYSIAGHPPIILIQKESGPKFLEGLGTLIVSFLKPSLKNYQITPESGDRILLYSDGILEVFDESGEIYGEEHLFSSIKNHSDKKGDDFLNVIYEDSMSFSAKRISDDMSMLLLEIQ; from the coding sequence ATGAAGTTACAATCATTACAAGATCGATTCAAACTAGATGATGAGGTTTTAAAAATCTCAAGGATTTGTCTTGTAGTGTTTTCCAGTTTCATTGGTTTCGGAATTTTTGCACCGGTAGATGAACTTGGTCTTTACGATCCGAGATGGATTCGGATCATCCATGCTTCCATCACGATTAGTTTTTTTATCGCTACCTATTTTGTTGATTGGGTTCGAAAAAACATCCAATCCATCATGCTGGTGTTCTTTTACACGATGAGTGCGCATTCATTGATTTTGTTGTATTGGAATTCATTATACATTGGTTATCTGGTAGGGATGATTTTGGTGCTTTCTTGTATCGGAGTCAGTTTTGTTGATAGACGATCCATGGTATCTTATTTAGCAAGTGTGACTTCTGCTGGAATATTAGTGGGAATTTATACAAAAGAACACCAAGTGGATTTGTCTCTTTATCTTTCTGCCATCATCACACCTTCTTTGGTTTCCTACCTAACGCTCAATATACGACTAAGTTCGGTTGAAAAACTTCGTATCTCGGAATCACAACTGAAAAAATTCCAAGATCGAATGTTAAATGAATTGGAATTGGCAAATGAAACCCAATCAAACTTGGTCACTACAGATTGGCCCAAAACAAAAGGGATCAAGTTTTATTCATTTTTTCAGTCCTTTGACCAAGTTGGTGGAGATGCCATCAGTTATTTACAAAGAGAAGATGGCAAAATGGCATTGTTTTTCGCCGATGTCTCAGGTCATGGAATTGCATCTGCAATGGTTTCTGCTATGGCAGTCCTTGCATTTAAAATCCATGGAAATACAAACGAGCCCTCTGAATGTTTAAAAGCCATTCATGATGAATTACAATCTCTTGTTCCCAATAATCATATAAGCGCCTGTGTTTTATTTGTGGATTTAGAAACAAAAGAAATCAAATATTCCATCGCCGGTCATCCTCCCATCATTCTCATTCAAAAAGAATCTGGACCTAAATTTTTAGAGGGACTTGGGACGCTGATTGTATCGTTTTTGAAGCCGAGTTTAAAAAACTATCAGATCACACCCGAATCAGGGGATCGTATTTTATTGTATTCGGATGGAATTTTAGAAGTTTTCGACGAATCTGGTGAAATTTATGGAGAGGAACATTTGTTTTCTTCGATCAAAAATCATTCTGACAAAAAAGGTGATGATTTTTTAAATGTTATTTATGAAGACTCAATGTCCTTTTCTGCCAAACGGATTTCGGATGATATGAGTATGCTGTTATTGGAAATACAATGA
- a CDS encoding NYN domain-containing protein — protein sequence MPVNERILIDGMNLMYKFPDLAFCLGEFRLQDARMGLLAHLKRHFGELKQRKILVFFDGKKDLFSDCYSEEWEGFSIHYSHEKKADELIIGYLNYCEIPSQCLVVTSDKEILGFARRLRAKRKSSEEFYAEWVKRETEVDETEFNHLKEGLTPSKESDYWERQFLP from the coding sequence GTGCCCGTAAATGAAAGAATCCTGATCGACGGGATGAATTTGATGTATAAATTTCCAGATCTGGCATTTTGTTTGGGGGAATTTCGCCTCCAAGATGCGAGAATGGGGTTACTTGCACATTTGAAGCGCCACTTCGGCGAGCTCAAACAACGCAAAATTCTGGTATTTTTTGATGGGAAGAAGGATTTGTTTTCTGACTGTTATTCGGAGGAATGGGAAGGTTTTTCCATTCATTATAGCCATGAAAAAAAAGCGGACGAACTGATCATCGGTTACTTAAATTATTGTGAAATACCTTCGCAGTGTTTGGTGGTAACTTCCGATAAAGAGATTTTGGGATTTGCAAGAAGGCTTCGAGCGAAACGTAAATCCTCAGAAGAATTTTATGCAGAATGGGTCAAACGGGAAACAGAAGTGGATGAAACAGAATTTAACCACCTGAAAGAAGGATTGACACCAAGTAAAGAAAGCGATTACTGGGAGAGACAATTCCTTCCTTGA
- a CDS encoding acyl-CoA thioesterase, with the protein MSKPSKYKHKFIQQVVWGEMDAFGHVNNVTYVRYFESARADYFTKEGLWDSPLKPVKAGPVLTHLDMDYRKQVVFPATLEITLEVDTISSRAFSVICSMWNEENECVLTGNASFVWFDFEIQKPSALPGLFKTKFGNTNLV; encoded by the coding sequence ATGTCAAAACCATCTAAATACAAACACAAATTCATCCAACAAGTTGTCTGGGGAGAGATGGATGCTTTTGGTCATGTCAATAATGTAACATATGTTCGTTATTTTGAATCCGCCAGGGCTGATTATTTTACAAAAGAAGGACTTTGGGACTCACCTTTAAAACCTGTCAAAGCCGGTCCCGTTTTGACCCACTTGGATATGGACTACCGTAAACAAGTTGTATTCCCCGCAACTTTAGAGATCACTCTGGAAGTCGACACCATCTCATCCAGAGCGTTTTCTGTGATTTGTTCTATGTGGAATGAAGAAAATGAATGTGTACTGACAGGCAATGCATCGTTTGTTTGGTTTGATTTTGAGATACAAAAACCCTCTGCTTTACCTGGACTTTTTAAAACTAAATTCGGAAACACAAATTTGGTATGA
- a CDS encoding MBOAT family O-acyltransferase, with protein MLFNSIPFLIFFSLVYLFYWALPKEFRKYFLLASGISFYAYFSLALTVHFLIVISINYILYRKIQRTPTRFWVGLTVSLNLINLGFFKYIYFFSKVLADLTSYPFFEQVPNFIHIALPLAISFYTFQVIAAAVDTFRNPKVPLVKVEDYFLFVAFFPVLIAGPIMRMSDFFPNLDKLTPSKEKMYRASYLMMSGLVKKVLVADPMSLTISPVFNAPSEYDSFSLFIAGICYAIQVFSDFSGLTDMARSVALYLGFETPENFKAPFFSTSGRELWKRWHITLSFWLRDYIYFPLGGSKKGELRTYLNLIIIMTLGGFWHGADYTFICWGFYWGVILASERYLEDRLGLKLTPQKNKFLIVLKAFIVFVLFSISGLMFRSNNATNMVDHFYGIFTHFSLSLERMLYGSSNDWLVSATSLFGEGSSFRYLHIENLERIFYTSFAVLFFHHIQYVPEFWERIRKHDVWLVPVLGIITIFLLATLSQDGGEFIYYRF; from the coding sequence ATGTTGTTCAACTCAATACCCTTTTTAATCTTTTTTTCGCTTGTTTACCTTTTTTATTGGGCACTCCCAAAAGAATTTCGTAAATACTTTCTACTTGCTTCTGGGATTAGTTTTTATGCCTATTTCTCTTTGGCACTAACGGTTCATTTTTTAATCGTCATCTCGATCAATTACATTCTTTATCGAAAAATTCAAAGGACTCCGACTCGGTTTTGGGTGGGTCTTACCGTTTCCCTGAACTTAATCAATCTTGGTTTTTTTAAATATATATATTTTTTTAGTAAGGTTCTTGCTGACTTAACCAGTTATCCTTTTTTCGAACAAGTTCCTAATTTCATTCACATTGCCCTTCCTCTTGCGATTAGTTTTTATACCTTCCAAGTAATTGCGGCCGCTGTTGATACTTTTAGAAATCCGAAGGTACCATTAGTAAAGGTAGAAGACTATTTTCTATTTGTTGCATTTTTCCCTGTACTCATTGCAGGGCCCATCATGCGAATGTCCGATTTTTTTCCAAACTTGGACAAACTCACACCCAGTAAAGAAAAGATGTATCGTGCATCTTATTTAATGATGTCCGGACTCGTAAAAAAAGTGTTAGTGGCAGATCCAATGTCATTAACAATATCTCCAGTTTTTAATGCACCTTCCGAATATGATTCCTTTTCGCTATTCATTGCTGGCATTTGTTATGCGATCCAGGTATTCAGTGACTTTTCAGGACTCACGGATATGGCAAGGTCTGTTGCTTTGTATTTGGGATTTGAAACTCCTGAAAACTTTAAGGCACCATTTTTTTCCACATCAGGAAGAGAATTGTGGAAAAGATGGCATATCACACTTTCGTTTTGGTTACGAGATTACATCTACTTTCCATTAGGTGGTTCCAAAAAAGGGGAACTGAGAACTTATTTAAATTTAATCATCATCATGACACTTGGTGGATTTTGGCACGGTGCAGATTATACGTTTATATGTTGGGGATTTTATTGGGGAGTCATCCTTGCCTCCGAAAGGTATTTGGAAGATAGGTTGGGATTAAAATTAACACCACAAAAAAATAAATTCCTAATCGTATTGAAAGCATTCATTGTTTTTGTTTTGTTTTCTATCTCAGGACTCATGTTTCGCTCCAATAATGCAACAAATATGGTGGATCATTTTTATGGAATCTTCACACATTTTTCTCTTAGTCTAGAGCGGATGTTATATGGAAGTTCAAATGATTGGCTTGTATCGGCAACATCGTTATTTGGTGAAGGATCTTCCTTTCGATACTTACATATCGAAAATTTAGAACGTATTTTTTACACTTCGTTTGCTGTTTTGTTTTTTCATCATATACAATATGTTCCTGAATTTTGGGAAAGGATTCGAAAACATGATGTTTGGTTGGTCCCTGTTCTTGGAATCATCACCATCTTCTTACTTGCCACTCTTTCGCAAGATGGTGGTGAGTTTATCTATTATCGTTTTTAG
- a CDS encoding FAD-binding oxidoreductase: MVTKKTKSIPSIKVPHKEKVEAWGMSSFSMSPVFRPETEEEIKELFIWANQTGTKVALRGGGCSYGDASSNNDGIVLDLTRFNKVLDFNLKTGVMTVQSGARIKDLWETGIENGFWPPVVSGTMMPTLGGALSMNIHGKNNFKVGTIGEHIKEFTFLTAKGDILVCSPKKNSDLFYSAISGFGMLGCFLTVQIKMKPIYSGKMKIDPVYVRNFDELFEYFEEHYKTADYLVGWIDAFASGKALGRGQIHKATNLKKGEDPDFPGNCLLERQHLPTRLFYLIPKKWMWILMRPFSFNFGMRMINLAKCIASILVNNKTYYQGHAEYAFLLDYVPNWKFVYKPGAMIQYQVFIPKENAKQAFREIFTKCQDRGIVNYLSVFKKHKPDPFLLTHAVDGFSMAMDFPVTKRNREKLWSLCYELDEIVLKHKGRFYFAKDSTLRKRVMESYFPKDNLKKFYTLKKKYDPKGILQTDLYKRVFLQSV, from the coding sequence ATGGTAACAAAAAAAACAAAATCCATTCCTAGTATCAAAGTTCCTCATAAAGAAAAGGTAGAAGCATGGGGAATGAGTTCTTTTTCCATGTCACCAGTGTTTCGTCCTGAAACGGAAGAAGAGATCAAAGAACTTTTTATTTGGGCAAACCAAACTGGCACCAAAGTTGCGTTACGTGGTGGTGGATGTAGTTATGGTGATGCATCTTCGAATAATGATGGAATTGTTTTAGATCTAACTCGTTTCAACAAGGTTTTGGATTTTAATCTTAAAACAGGTGTGATGACGGTTCAATCAGGTGCTAGGATCAAAGACCTTTGGGAAACAGGTATTGAAAATGGATTTTGGCCTCCAGTGGTTTCAGGCACAATGATGCCTACTCTAGGAGGAGCCCTTTCCATGAACATTCATGGAAAAAATAACTTCAAAGTGGGAACCATCGGGGAACACATCAAAGAATTTACATTTTTAACAGCAAAAGGTGATATTCTAGTTTGTTCTCCGAAAAAAAATTCTGATCTATTTTATTCCGCAATATCCGGCTTTGGTATGTTAGGTTGTTTTTTAACGGTTCAGATCAAGATGAAACCAATCTATTCTGGAAAAATGAAAATTGATCCAGTATATGTTCGTAACTTTGACGAATTATTCGAATATTTTGAAGAACATTACAAAACAGCTGATTATTTAGTAGGTTGGATTGATGCATTTGCTTCAGGTAAGGCTCTTGGCCGGGGCCAAATCCACAAAGCGACGAACCTGAAAAAAGGGGAAGATCCAGATTTTCCTGGGAATTGTTTATTAGAAAGACAACATCTACCGACACGTTTGTTTTATCTGATCCCTAAAAAATGGATGTGGATCCTGATGCGACCATTCAGTTTCAATTTTGGAATGCGAATGATCAATTTGGCAAAATGTATCGCAAGTATCTTGGTCAACAATAAGACTTATTACCAAGGACATGCCGAGTATGCTTTTTTATTAGACTATGTTCCAAATTGGAAATTTGTTTATAAACCTGGTGCGATGATCCAATACCAAGTGTTTATTCCAAAAGAGAACGCAAAACAAGCGTTTCGCGAAATTTTTACAAAATGCCAAGATCGTGGGATCGTGAATTATTTATCTGTCTTTAAAAAACACAAACCTGATCCTTTTTTACTCACTCATGCGGTAGATGGATTTTCGATGGCTATGGACTTCCCTGTCACAAAAAGGAATCGAGAAAAACTTTGGTCACTCTGTTATGAGTTGGATGAAATTGTTTTAAAACACAAAGGAAGGTTTTATTTTGCAAAGGATTCAACTCTTCGTAAACGTGTAATGGAATCTTATTTTCCAAAGGATAACTTAAAGAAGTTTTATACTTTAAAGAAAAAATACGATCCGAAAGGAATTTTACAAACCGATTTGTATAAACGCGTATTTTTACAGTCAGTCTGA
- a CDS encoding FecR domain-containing protein yields the protein MNLDKRDRFVLIGLTSIAIFFSILFYLDLNRKIDIGNREVVGTIFFKNNIVQRKFEDEVIWEKLENNSPLINKDTIRSEAYSDAIIRLKDGTEINIDENSMFNLDLTGEEPNLEFSEGSLQVKKNDSNTNQIKITSSGSEINVNSGNVKIEKAKDQELNLFVEKGKTTVKQNGKSLAVEQGKKAEFKKSGIEITKIPIVLSSPQSQKLFYAEPNEVNVTFQWKIESGFESPLLEISRSPNFQLIYFSQTIQGNQTTVSLKEGTFYWRVKVKNQKTKDVASSETNKFFVSKLEPFLGESPNNGAVISFVQILPLVTVSWSKLNTTNLYQFYLSDSNQFQKPLKRIETVANQISFDDLKEGTYYWKVIAKSSFPDTKDRETKVYSFTIKKQNSIPSPKWQRPNPESEISVEEIKHNQAILIWEGNSEIQSYTVKISKDAKLTNPIAKIETTSNFLVPDWNLLGHGHFFATITGKTKDGKETEPSNSLSFSIVEQKKKTEVASVLEDNKSQPIQEPKLEILSPNGTVIQMKGKSSLDFHWKMSGSTADRFDLVLYQHFPDKKVAIYKVSTKDTSYQLKDLSILDEGSFSWDLSVYKDSNFLLSRKGNFILALDQLKSLKPTDIEFISPKRLYKEKK from the coding sequence ATGAATTTAGATAAACGAGATCGATTTGTTCTCATTGGCCTGACAAGCATTGCAATCTTCTTTAGTATTCTTTTTTATTTAGATTTAAATCGTAAAATAGACATTGGAAATCGTGAAGTTGTTGGAACAATTTTTTTTAAAAACAATATAGTTCAAAGAAAATTTGAAGATGAGGTGATCTGGGAAAAATTAGAAAACAATAGCCCTCTCATCAATAAAGACACAATCCGATCAGAAGCCTATTCCGATGCAATCATTCGTCTTAAGGATGGAACTGAAATCAATATTGATGAAAATTCAATGTTTAACTTAGATTTAACCGGTGAAGAACCAAACTTAGAATTTTCAGAAGGATCCTTACAAGTCAAAAAGAACGATTCCAACACCAATCAAATCAAAATCACAAGTTCTGGTAGTGAAATCAATGTAAATTCAGGAAATGTTAAAATTGAAAAAGCAAAGGACCAAGAACTGAATCTTTTTGTTGAAAAAGGAAAAACAACGGTCAAACAAAATGGTAAATCCTTGGCGGTAGAACAAGGGAAAAAAGCAGAATTCAAAAAGAGCGGAATTGAAATCACTAAGATACCCATTGTACTCAGTTCTCCCCAATCTCAGAAATTATTTTATGCTGAACCCAACGAAGTAAATGTTACTTTTCAGTGGAAAATCGAATCGGGATTTGAATCTCCTCTACTCGAAATTTCTCGATCTCCCAATTTTCAGTTAATTTATTTTTCGCAAACAATCCAAGGCAACCAAACAACAGTCAGCCTAAAAGAGGGCACATTTTATTGGCGAGTCAAAGTCAAAAATCAAAAAACCAAAGATGTCGCATCCAGTGAGACAAATAAATTTTTTGTCTCAAAACTGGAGCCGTTTTTAGGCGAGTCACCAAACAATGGTGCAGTGATTTCATTTGTTCAGATTTTACCTTTAGTGACTGTCTCTTGGAGTAAACTCAATACAACTAATTTATACCAATTTTACCTATCAGACTCGAATCAATTTCAGAAACCTCTCAAACGGATTGAGACGGTAGCAAACCAAATTTCTTTCGATGACTTAAAAGAAGGAACTTATTATTGGAAAGTCATCGCTAAATCATCTTTCCCAGACACAAAAGATCGGGAAACGAAAGTATATTCTTTTACAATCAAAAAACAAAATTCAATACCTTCTCCCAAATGGCAAAGACCAAATCCGGAATCAGAAATTAGTGTAGAAGAAATCAAACACAACCAAGCCATTCTGATTTGGGAAGGAAATTCAGAGATCCAATCTTATACCGTAAAAATTTCAAAAGATGCAAAACTTACAAATCCTATTGCAAAAATCGAAACTACTTCGAATTTTTTAGTACCAGATTGGAATCTTTTGGGGCACGGACATTTTTTTGCTACGATTACTGGAAAAACAAAAGATGGAAAGGAAACCGAACCATCAAATTCACTTAGTTTTTCAATCGTAGAACAAAAGAAAAAAACTGAAGTGGCTTCGGTGCTTGAGGATAACAAATCTCAACCAATCCAAGAACCAAAACTAGAAATACTTTCACCTAACGGAACTGTGATTCAAATGAAAGGCAAATCAAGTTTGGACTTCCATTGGAAGATGAGTGGTTCTACCGCAGACAGATTCGATTTAGTGTTATACCAACATTTCCCAGATAAAAAAGTTGCGATTTATAAAGTGAGCACCAAAGACACATCATACCAATTAAAAGATTTAAGTATCCTCGATGAGGGAAGTTTTTCATGGGATTTGAGTGTATATAAGGATTCCAATTTTCTTCTGTCTCGAAAGGGAAATTTCATTTTGGCCTTGGATCAGTTAAAATCATTAAAACCAACAGACATCGAATTTATATCACCGAAACGTTTGTATAAAGAAAAAAAATGA
- a CDS encoding LptF/LptG family permease → MNLILAPFLWFKKEFIPFRTLDRYLFFDFFKTFIGTLIMLTSMIVIYKFTDVMKYLVSSKVNQSHVYLHVLYSLPSMVDQVVAPALMFSVCFVIGQFSVNKELVAMMVAGVSFMRIITPILFFGIVIWLVMTLFGQIVVIPANKNAQIQFSIMAKGSNRLIDFVYQLHIKGKKGFYYVYWIDEKENTIKGGFNYFEITPDGYPTYTVSSQKAKFIPSPHSWVLYDAEEVRFNENLELVSRTKYAEKTYDFPEDLAYFSKPIRNPEEMNFFELADEIQSRITKGIPFRNVIVQQHMAFSMPLMSFVVVTLGALAGAITKRSAGVASLGLTIAVVLLYYILNSTAKTLAENGALPIWIGMWITPVIFTTAAYYLYRKMNI, encoded by the coding sequence ATGAACCTTATTTTAGCTCCTTTTCTCTGGTTCAAAAAAGAGTTTATCCCATTTAGAACTCTGGATCGATATTTATTTTTTGATTTTTTTAAAACATTTATTGGCACACTCATCATGTTAACCTCGATGATTGTGATTTATAAATTCACAGATGTGATGAAATACTTAGTTTCCTCAAAGGTAAATCAATCACATGTGTATTTGCACGTATTGTATTCTTTGCCTTCGATGGTCGACCAGGTAGTAGCACCTGCATTGATGTTTTCTGTTTGTTTTGTAATCGGACAGTTTAGCGTTAACAAGGAACTTGTGGCAATGATGGTGGCTGGTGTTTCCTTTATGCGGATCATCACACCCATTTTGTTTTTTGGAATTGTTATCTGGCTCGTTATGACCTTGTTTGGCCAAATCGTTGTGATCCCTGCGAACAAAAATGCACAAATACAATTTAGCATCATGGCTAAGGGTTCCAATCGACTCATCGATTTTGTTTACCAATTGCATATCAAAGGTAAAAAGGGATTTTATTACGTTTATTGGATTGATGAAAAAGAAAATACGATTAAGGGTGGGTTCAATTATTTTGAAATCACTCCTGACGGTTATCCAACTTATACCGTTTCATCCCAAAAAGCAAAATTCATTCCAAGTCCACATAGTTGGGTCTTATATGATGCAGAGGAAGTTCGATTCAATGAAAATTTGGAACTGGTATCGAGGACAAAATATGCTGAAAAAACATATGACTTCCCTGAAGATTTAGCTTATTTCTCAAAACCAATTCGAAATCCAGAAGAGATGAATTTTTTTGAACTAGCAGATGAAATCCAATCGCGTATCACGAAAGGCATTCCGTTTCGTAATGTAATTGTACAACAACACATGGCTTTTTCCATGCCTCTTATGTCATTTGTGGTGGTTACTCTGGGAGCATTGGCAGGAGCCATCACCAAACGATCGGCAGGTGTGGCAAGTCTTGGATTGACCATTGCAGTCGTTTTATTGTATTATATTTTAAATTCCACCGCTAAAACCTTAGCCGAAAATGGTGCCTTACCAATATGGATTGGAATGTGGATCACACCTGTGATTTTCACAACAGCCGCATACTACCTATATAGAAAGATGAATATCTAA
- a CDS encoding SDR family NAD(P)-dependent oxidoreductase — MGKKIIVVGASSGIGKAIAEQELNAGSSVVLLARREKSLESIAKKGNTSKEKRAFPLVFDVTKFATAEKTFQKAVSILGGVDEVYFASGVMPEISKEEYNTGKDLEMLNVNLLGAVAFLNPVASFFTKQKSGKIIGISSIAGERGRKGNPVYNTSKAGLNTYLEALRNRLSESNVQVTTIKPGFVKTDMTKGLTLPEKGLLKAITAEEAAEKIRVIVANGKDEAFVPGIWALVALIIRNIPNFIFKKLSI, encoded by the coding sequence ATGGGGAAAAAAATAATCGTCGTCGGTGCCTCGAGTGGGATCGGAAAAGCCATTGCTGAACAAGAATTGAACGCTGGGTCCTCTGTGGTCCTTTTAGCAAGAAGGGAAAAATCCCTCGAATCCATCGCAAAAAAAGGAAATACTTCCAAAGAAAAACGAGCCTTCCCGCTTGTCTTTGATGTGACCAAATTTGCGACAGCAGAGAAAACATTTCAAAAAGCGGTTTCAATACTCGGTGGAGTGGACGAAGTGTATTTTGCCTCTGGAGTGATGCCTGAGATTTCCAAAGAAGAATACAACACAGGCAAAGATTTAGAAATGTTAAACGTTAATCTTTTAGGAGCTGTTGCCTTCCTCAATCCTGTTGCTAGTTTTTTTACCAAACAAAAATCGGGTAAGATTATTGGAATTTCTTCCATTGCAGGAGAAAGAGGGAGAAAAGGGAATCCTGTATATAACACTTCGAAAGCAGGACTCAATACCTATTTAGAGGCTCTACGGAATCGTTTATCAGAATCGAATGTACAAGTAACAACGATTAAACCTGGTTTCGTAAAAACTGATATGACCAAAGGACTCACATTACCAGAGAAAGGATTGTTAAAAGCAATCACGGCAGAAGAAGCCGCAGAAAAAATTCGCGTCATTGTGGCGAATGGTAAGGATGAGGCTTTTGTTCCAGGAATTTGGGCATTAGTAGCACTCATCATCCGCAACATTCCCAATTTTATCTTCAAAAAACTGAGTATATAA
- a CDS encoding DUF1574 domain-containing protein, with amino-acid sequence MDLIRNRYLFVPFLVVFLTFCLDKLLILENIHTYFSKSLSDINYIQKNELYEDLKEYLSLKDRDKVLVYFGNSRGLLFDNEYIHKKYPGWVMFNFSVPGGKPDYVLQWMEEFEKDGVKPDFFLFDHSVEMFNSAASLKVDETLTNGLNVSFVLKHFSLFSTEDISTLIAKRMFRAYQYRPKLEVIIARAKNKDSFLYPYRDLRNNLMANLKSGKGSAMTPGTHQAVLPPELLKKSAYGDFHSYLVPFRFSENILSFTDQSLDLAKKLNVPSAVIWVRLSLPYMDHIRHLKVSVGENKEGTVYDDWYPRMVGYHKENGIPFWNMNDDPTYTCNEFSDAGHMSPSCYDEYTDYIFKNLNQSLVMGVR; translated from the coding sequence GTGGATTTAATTAGAAATCGTTATTTGTTCGTCCCATTCCTAGTCGTTTTTTTGACCTTCTGTTTGGATAAATTACTGATCTTGGAAAACATCCACACATACTTTTCAAAATCTTTATCTGATATCAATTACATCCAAAAGAATGAATTGTATGAAGATTTAAAAGAATACCTGAGTTTAAAAGATCGCGACAAAGTGCTTGTGTATTTTGGTAATTCCAGAGGGCTTTTGTTTGACAATGAATACATTCATAAAAAATATCCAGGCTGGGTAATGTTCAATTTTTCAGTTCCAGGTGGAAAACCTGATTATGTTTTGCAATGGATGGAAGAGTTTGAAAAGGATGGTGTAAAACCTGACTTCTTTTTGTTTGATCATTCTGTCGAGATGTTTAACTCGGCAGCAAGTTTAAAAGTTGATGAAACTCTCACGAATGGACTCAATGTTTCCTTTGTCTTAAAACATTTTTCTTTATTTTCCACAGAGGATATTTCTACACTCATCGCCAAACGAATGTTTCGTGCATATCAATACCGACCAAAATTGGAAGTTATTATAGCAAGGGCCAAAAATAAAGACAGTTTTTTATATCCTTATCGTGATTTACGTAACAATTTAATGGCCAATTTAAAATCGGGAAAAGGATCTGCTATGACTCCCGGAACACACCAAGCAGTGCTTCCACCTGAGTTATTAAAAAAATCAGCGTATGGTGATTTCCATTCCTATTTAGTTCCTTTTCGATTTTCTGAAAATATTTTGAGTTTTACTGATCAATCTTTGGACTTAGCAAAAAAATTAAATGTTCCTTCTGCTGTGATTTGGGTGAGACTTTCTTTACCTTATATGGATCACATTCGTCATTTAAAAGTGTCAGTTGGTGAAAATAAAGAAGGGACAGTTTATGATGATTGGTACCCGCGTATGGTTGGGTATCACAAAGAAAACGGAATTCCTTTTTGGAACATGAACGATGATCCAACATATACCTGCAACGAGTTTAGTGATGCAGGTCATATGTCACCATCGTGTTACGATGAGTATACGGATTATATTTTTAAAAACTTAAATCAATCTTTAGTTATGGGTGTTCGGTAG